In a single window of the Danio rerio strain Tuebingen ecotype United States chromosome 20, GRCz12tu, whole genome shotgun sequence genome:
- the fmo5 gene encoding dimethylaniline monooxygenase [N-oxide-forming] 5 (The RefSeq protein has 6 substitutions compared to this genomic sequence), translating to MAKRVAIIGGGTSGLACIKCCLDEGLEPVCFETSDDIGGLWRFKENPDAGRASIYHSLIINTSKEMMCYSDYPIPAHFPNYMHNSLIMEYFRMYAENFQLKRHIRFQTRVLHVTPRPDFPHSGQWDVETESKDGQREKQVFDAVMVCTGHHCHPHLPLKDFPGIDTFKGRFFHSRDYKNPEDWRGKRVVVIGIGNSGGDIAVELSRMAKQVYLSTRKGSWILNRVGDNGIPSDMLFNRRLQNWFLKMLPVGFVNNMGESRLNKRFDHKLYGLQPEHRFFSQHPMVNDDLPNRILSGTVSVKPNVQEFRGSSVVFEDGTVEDNIDLVVFATGYTFSFPFLSSHVIPVSNNKVSLYKFVYPPGLERSTLAVIGLIQPLGAIMPISEMQARWATRVFKGLCKLPSMNAMMNDIKSKEEAMARRYVVSQRHTIQVDYIPYMDELAKQVGVRPSIPRLLLTDPRLAFKIIFGPCTPYQFRLHGPGQWEGARQAILTQWDRVMKPLKTRCREEPQSQSFLHSLIFSVSVAGLLSALYYGRASLQTFLENPSALLDKIRGFVPLPTQ from the exons ATGGCTAAACGTGTTGCTATTATTGGAGGAGGAACCTCTGGACTGGCCTGCATCAAATGCTGTCTGGATGAAGGGCTGGagcctgtgtgttttgagacCAGTGATGATATCGGAGGACTTTGGAGGTTTAAG GAAAATCCAGATGCTGACCGAGCCAGCATTTACCACTCACTGATTATTAACACTTCGAAGGAGATGATGTGCTATAGTGATTACCCAATCCCTGCTCACTTCCCTAATTACATGCACAACTCCCTCATCATGGAATACTTCCGCATGTACGCTGAAAACTTCCAACTTAAACGGCACATCCGTTTCCAG ACCAGAGTCCTTCATGTCACACCAAGGCCAGACTTCCCTCACTCTGGACAGTGGGATGTAGAGACCGAGTCTAAGGATGGTCTAAGAGAGAAGCAGGTGTTTGATGCTGTGATGGTCTGCACTGGTCACCACTGTCACCCCCACCTTCCTCTAAAAGACTTTCCAG GAATAGACACATTTAAGGGGAGATTCTTCCACAGTCGTGACTACAAAAACCCTGAAGACTGGCGAGGGAAGAGGGTAGTTGTGATTGGCATTGGAAACTCTGGAGGAGATATTGCTGTGGAGTTGAGCAGGATGGCCCAACAG GTTTATCTGAGCACACGAAAGGGATCTTGGATATTGAATCGTGTGGGTAACAATGGCATTCCATCAGATATGTTGTTTAATAGGAGATTACAAAATTGGTTCCTTAAAATGTTGCCTGTTGGATTTGTCAACAACATGGGAGAGAGTCGGCTTAATAAACGCTTTGACCACAAGCTCTATGGGCTGCAGCCTGAGCACAG GTTTTTCAGCCAACATCCCATGGTCAATGATGATTTGCCAAACCGGATCCTCTCTGGTACCGTCTCAGTCAAGCCCAATGTGCAGGAGTTTCGTGGATCTAGTGTGGTGTTTGAAGATGGCACTGTTGAAGATAACATTGATCTGGTGGTTTTTGCCACAGGCTACACTTTCTCATTCCCCTTCCTTTCCTCACATGTGATCCCTGTTTCAAACAACAAGGTATCCCTGTACAAATTTGTATATCCTCCAGGATTGGAGCGCTCAACTTTAGCAGTGATTGGTCTGATCCAGCCTCTTGGAGCCATTATGCCCATCTCTGAGATGCAAGCGCGCTGGGCCACACGTGTTTTTAAAG GACTGTGCAAACTGCCTTCAATGAATGCAATGATGAACGACATTAAATCTAAAGAGGAAGCAATGGCTCGAAG GTATGTGGTCAGCCAGAGGCACACCATCCAGGTGGACTACATCCCCTACATGGATGAGTTGGCTAAACAAGTGGGTGTCCGTCCTTCTATCCCGAGGTTGCTGCTGACAGACCCAAGACTGGCTTTCAAAGTCATCTTTGGGCCCTGCACCCCATACCAGTTTCGCTTGCATGGACCAGGCCAGTGGGAAGGTGCACGTCAGGCCATCCTGACTCAGTGGGATCGAGTTATGAAGCCTCTGAAAACACGCTGCAGAGAAGAACCACAGTCACAGAGCTTCTTACATTCACTCATATTCTCAGTGTCTGTTGCAGGGGTCCTGTCTGCTCTGTACTACGGCAGAGCCAGTCTGCAAACATTCTTGGAAAATCCTTCAGCTTTACTGGACAAGATCAGGGGGTTTGTACCATTGCCCACACAGTGA
- the si:dkey-239i20.4 gene encoding si:dkey-239i20.4 isoform X2, with protein MMCYSDFPVPDNFPNFMHNSLIVQYYRLYAEHFNLFEHIHFQTTVRSVRQRPDFSVSGQWEVVTADRDGQVETHMFDGVLVCVGHYTQPIKPLSEFPGIDTFPGTVIHSWEYKKPDQYIGKKVLIIGIGNSGGDIAVELSRTCEKTFLSTRKGSWVIGRMVEKGLPLDMMNISRVQDLMHCLIPRALVNWIGERSLNQRHDHKLYGLQPKHRILDHRPVINDDLPGRILVGELVLKPNVQTFHGSTVVFDDGSIEEKIDAVILCTGYDYKFPFLPDSLNSSADGGMKLYRRIFPPSLERPTLAIIGLLQTRGPIMPAAELQARWATRVIKGLNHLPSAEKMSKRIEKDIKPYLKSHPCPKLASLQVDYIPYLDSIAKEVGACPNIAWLLMTDPALGLRVFLGPCTPYQFRLSGPGHWKGARQAILTQWERVAKPMKTRPIPEPSSFSLLFWLGLSGGGAVILAIIALQKKIPLFMGIS; from the exons ATGATGTGTTATAGTGATTTCCCTGTGCCCGATAATTTCCCAAACTTCATGCACAACTCTTTGATCGTGCAATACTACAGGCTCTACGCTGAGCACTTCAACCTGTTTGAACACATCCACTTTCAG ACCACAGTTCGCAGTGTGAGGCAAAGGCCTGATTTCTCTGTCTCTGGTCAATGGGAGGTGGTGACCGCAGACAGAGACGGACAAGTGGAGACACATATGTTTGACGGTGTGCTGGTGTGTGTAGGACACTACACGCAACCCATTAAACCCCTCTCAGAGTTTCCAG GTATTGACACATTCCCAGGAACAGTAATTCACAGTTGGGAATATAAGAAGCCTGATCAATACATTGGGAAGAAGGTTTTGATCATTGGGATTGGAAATTCTGGTGGAGACATTGCTGTGGAGCTCAGCAGAACATGTGAAAAG ACATTCCTTAGTACCCGAAAAGGGTCATGGGTCATAGGTCGCATGGTTGAAAAAGGGCTGCCTCTAGACATGATGAACATTAGTCGAGTTCAAGACCTGATGCACTGCCTTATACCTCGAGCGCTAGTCAACTGGATTGGGGAGAGAAGCCTCAATCAGAGACACGACCACAAGCTTTATGGATTACAACCGAAGCATAG GATCCTTGACCATCGTCCTGTTATCAACGATGACCTCCCCGGTCGCATTCTGGTAGGAGAACTGGTGTTAAAACCAAACGTGCAGACGTTTCACGGCTCAACAGTGGTCTTTGACGATGGATCTATTGAAGAGAAGATTGATGCAGTGATCTTATGCACAGGATATGATTACAAATTCCCCTTCCTGCCTGACTCTTTAAACTCTAGTGCTGATGGAGGCATGAAACTCTACAGAAGAATCTTTCCTCCTTCTCTAGAGCGTCCAACACTGGCCATCATAGGCTTATTGCAGACCAGAGGTCCGATCATGCCAGCTGCAGAACTGCAGGCACGCTGGGCAACCAGGGTCATCAAAG GACTAAACCACCTTCCATCTGCtgaaaaaatgtcaaaaagaaTTGAAAAAGACATAAAACCATATTTGAAGAG TCACCCCTGTCCCAAGCTGGCTTCCCTTCAAGTGGACTACATTCCTTACCTGGACTCAATAGCCAAAGAAGTGGGTGCTTGTCCCAACATTGCTTGGCTGCTCATGACGGATCCTGCTTTGGGTTTGAGGGTTTTCCTTGGGCCTTGCACCCCCTATCAGTTTCGGCTAAGTGGACCAGGACATTGGAAAGGTGCCCGTCAAGCTATTCTTACCCAATGGGAGCGTGTGGCCAAACCCATGAAAACTCGGCCCATACCTGAACCTTCGTCCTTCAGTTTGTTGTTTTGGCTGGGGTTGTCAGGTGGGGGTGCTGTGATTTTGGCCATTATAGCACTGCAGAAGAAGATCCCATTGTTTATGGGGATCAGTTAA
- the si:dkey-239i20.4 gene encoding si:dkey-239i20.4 (The RefSeq protein has 1 substitution compared to this genomic sequence) codes for MVKRVAVIGAGSSGLAAIKCCLDEGLEPVCFESSDDIGGLWRFREKPETDRCSIYHSLTVNTSKEMMCYSDFPVPDNFPNFMHNSLIVQYYRLYAEHFNLFERIHFQTTVRSVRQRPDFSVSGQWEVVTADRDGQVETHMFDGVLVCVGHYTQPIKPLSEFPGIDTFPGTVIHSWEYKKPDQYIGKKVLIIGIGNSGGDIAVELSRTCEKTFLSTRKGSWVIGRMVEKGLPLDMMNISRVQDLMHCLIPRALVNWIGERSLNQRHDHKLYGLQPKHRILDHRPVINDDLPGRILVGELVLKPNVQTFHGSTVVFDDGSIEEKIDAVILCTGYDYKFPFLPDSLNSSADGGMKLYRRIFPPSLERPTLAIIGLLQTRGPIMPAAELQARWATRVIKGLNHLPSAEKMSKRIEKDIKPYLKSHPCPKLASLQVDYIPYLDSIAKEVGACPNIAWLLMTDPALGLRVFLGPCTPYQFRLSGPGHWKGARQAILTQWERVAKPMKTRPIPEPSSFSLLFWLGLSGGGAVILAIIALQKKIPLFMGIS; via the exons ATGGTTAAACGTGTGGCTGTGATTGGAGCAGGCAGCTCTGGTCTGGCTGCCATCAAATGCTGCCTGGATGAAGGACTGGAGCCGGTGTGTTTTGAAAGCAGTGATGATATCGGAGGACTCTGGAGGTTTAGG GAAAAGCCTGAAACAGATCGTTGCAGCATTTATCACTCTCTCACAGTGAACACCTCTAAAGAGATGATGTGTTATAGTGATTTCCCTGTGCCCGATAATTTCCCAAACTTCATGCACAACTCTTTGATCGTGCAATACTACAGGCTCTACGCTGAGCACTTCAACCTGTTTGAACACATCCACTTTCAG ACCACAGTTCGCAGTGTGAGGCAAAGGCCTGATTTCTCTGTCTCTGGTCAATGGGAGGTGGTGACCGCAGACAGAGACGGACAAGTGGAGACACATATGTTTGACGGTGTGCTGGTGTGTGTAGGACACTACACGCAACCCATTAAACCCCTCTCAGAGTTTCCAG GTATTGACACATTCCCAGGAACAGTAATTCACAGTTGGGAATATAAGAAGCCTGATCAATACATTGGGAAGAAGGTTTTGATCATTGGGATTGGAAATTCTGGTGGAGACATTGCTGTGGAGCTCAGCAGAACATGTGAAAAG ACATTCCTTAGTACCCGAAAAGGGTCATGGGTCATAGGTCGCATGGTTGAAAAAGGGCTGCCTCTAGACATGATGAACATTAGTCGAGTTCAAGACCTGATGCACTGCCTTATACCTCGAGCGCTAGTCAACTGGATTGGGGAGAGAAGCCTCAATCAGAGACACGACCACAAGCTTTATGGATTACAACCGAAGCATAG GATCCTTGACCATCGTCCTGTTATCAACGATGACCTCCCCGGTCGCATTCTGGTAGGAGAACTGGTGTTAAAACCAAACGTGCAGACGTTTCACGGCTCAACAGTGGTCTTTGACGATGGATCTATTGAAGAGAAGATTGATGCAGTGATCTTATGCACAGGATATGATTACAAATTCCCCTTCCTGCCTGACTCTTTAAACTCTAGTGCTGATGGAGGCATGAAACTCTACAGAAGAATCTTTCCTCCTTCTCTAGAGCGTCCAACACTGGCCATCATAGGCTTATTGCAGACCAGAGGTCCGATCATGCCAGCTGCAGAACTGCAGGCACGCTGGGCAACCAGGGTCATCAAAG GACTAAACCACCTTCCATCTGCtgaaaaaatgtcaaaaagaaTTGAAAAAGACATAAAACCATATTTGAAGAG TCACCCCTGTCCCAAGCTGGCTTCCCTTCAAGTGGACTACATTCCTTACCTGGACTCAATAGCCAAAGAAGTGGGTGCTTGTCCCAACATTGCTTGGCTGCTCATGACGGATCCTGCTTTGGGTTTGAGGGTTTTCCTTGGGCCTTGCACCCCCTATCAGTTTCGGCTAAGTGGACCAGGACATTGGAAAGGTGCCCGTCAAGCTATTCTTACCCAATGGGAGCGTGTGGCCAAACCCATGAAAACTCGGCCCATACCTGAACCTTCGTCCTTCAGTTTGTTGTTTTGGCTGGGGTTGTCAGGTGGGGGTGCTGTGATTTTGGCCATTATAGCACTGCAGAAGAAGATCCCATTGTTTATGGGGATCAGTTAA
- the si:dkey-239i20.4 gene encoding si:dkey-239i20.4 isoform X1, with protein sequence MVKRVAVIGAGSSGLAAIKCCLDEGLEPVCFESSDDIGGLWRFREKPETDRCSIYHSLTVNTSKEMMCYSDFPVPDNFPNFMHNSLIVQYYRLYAEHFNLFEHIHFQTTVRSVRQRPDFSVSGQWEVVTADRDGQVETHMFDGVLVCVGHYTQPIKPLSEFPGIDTFPGTVIHSWEYKKPDQYIGKKVLIIGIGNSGGDIAVELSRTCEKTFLSTRKGSWVIGRMVEKGLPLDMMNISRVQDLMHCLIPRALVNWIGERSLNQRHDHKLYGLQPKHRILDHRPVINDDLPGRILVGELVLKPNVQTFHGSTVVFDDGSIEEKIDAVILCTGYDYKFPFLPDSLNSSADGGMKLYRRIFPPSLERPTLAIIGLLQTRGPIMPAAELQARWATRVIKGLNHLPSAEKMSKRIEKDIKPYLKSHPCPKLASLQVDYIPYLDSIAKEVGACPNIAWLLMTDPALGLRVFLGPCTPYQFRLSGPGHWKGARQAILTQWERVAKPMKTRPIPEPSSFSLLFWLGLSGGGAVILAIIALQKKIPLFMGIS encoded by the exons ATGGTTAAACGTGTGGCTGTGATTGGAGCAGGCAGCTCTGGTCTGGCTGCCATCAAATGCTGCCTGGATGAAGGACTGGAGCCGGTGTGTTTTGAAAGCAGTGATGATATCGGAGGACTCTGGAGGTTTAGG GAAAAGCCTGAAACAGATCGTTGCAGCATTTATCACTCTCTCACAGTGAACACCTCTAAAGAGATGATGTGTTATAGTGATTTCCCTGTGCCCGATAATTTCCCAAACTTCATGCACAACTCTTTGATCGTGCAATACTACAGGCTCTACGCTGAGCACTTCAACCTGTTTGAACACATCCACTTTCAG ACCACAGTTCGCAGTGTGAGGCAAAGGCCTGATTTCTCTGTCTCTGGTCAATGGGAGGTGGTGACCGCAGACAGAGACGGACAAGTGGAGACACATATGTTTGACGGTGTGCTGGTGTGTGTAGGACACTACACGCAACCCATTAAACCCCTCTCAGAGTTTCCAG GTATTGACACATTCCCAGGAACAGTAATTCACAGTTGGGAATATAAGAAGCCTGATCAATACATTGGGAAGAAGGTTTTGATCATTGGGATTGGAAATTCTGGTGGAGACATTGCTGTGGAGCTCAGCAGAACATGTGAAAAG ACATTCCTTAGTACCCGAAAAGGGTCATGGGTCATAGGTCGCATGGTTGAAAAAGGGCTGCCTCTAGACATGATGAACATTAGTCGAGTTCAAGACCTGATGCACTGCCTTATACCTCGAGCGCTAGTCAACTGGATTGGGGAGAGAAGCCTCAATCAGAGACACGACCACAAGCTTTATGGATTACAACCGAAGCATAG GATCCTTGACCATCGTCCTGTTATCAACGATGACCTCCCCGGTCGCATTCTGGTAGGAGAACTGGTGTTAAAACCAAACGTGCAGACGTTTCACGGCTCAACAGTGGTCTTTGACGATGGATCTATTGAAGAGAAGATTGATGCAGTGATCTTATGCACAGGATATGATTACAAATTCCCCTTCCTGCCTGACTCTTTAAACTCTAGTGCTGATGGAGGCATGAAACTCTACAGAAGAATCTTTCCTCCTTCTCTAGAGCGTCCAACACTGGCCATCATAGGCTTATTGCAGACCAGAGGTCCGATCATGCCAGCTGCAGAACTGCAGGCACGCTGGGCAACCAGGGTCATCAAAG GACTAAACCACCTTCCATCTGCtgaaaaaatgtcaaaaagaaTTGAAAAAGACATAAAACCATATTTGAAGAG TCACCCCTGTCCCAAGCTGGCTTCCCTTCAAGTGGACTACATTCCTTACCTGGACTCAATAGCCAAAGAAGTGGGTGCTTGTCCCAACATTGCTTGGCTGCTCATGACGGATCCTGCTTTGGGTTTGAGGGTTTTCCTTGGGCCTTGCACCCCCTATCAGTTTCGGCTAAGTGGACCAGGACATTGGAAAGGTGCCCGTCAAGCTATTCTTACCCAATGGGAGCGTGTGGCCAAACCCATGAAAACTCGGCCCATACCTGAACCTTCGTCCTTCAGTTTGTTGTTTTGGCTGGGGTTGTCAGGTGGGGGTGCTGTGATTTTGGCCATTATAGCACTGCAGAAGAAGATCCCATTGTTTATGGGGATCAGTTAA